The following are encoded together in the Pseudoalteromonas shioyasakiensis genome:
- a CDS encoding response regulator transcription factor, with protein MRIGIIEDHQLVRDSFKKLLELQSGWQVVIEACSVTEAKLAVNLEQPNVFIVDISMHDGENGLAFLTYLNTHFPDIKTIVASMYDYEPYVSNALKLGAQGYVSKRSASEALIDAVNSVIKGGRYISEDVKFNTTSPASKLSFLTPREKEALPLFAKGLNAKQVAQQLDMMPKTAHVHKTNIYNKLEVTNSFELLKIAIDSGMITLDELA; from the coding sequence ATGCGAATTGGAATCATTGAAGATCATCAACTGGTTAGGGATAGCTTTAAAAAACTATTAGAGCTACAAAGCGGGTGGCAAGTTGTCATAGAAGCCTGCTCAGTCACTGAGGCAAAACTTGCTGTTAACTTAGAGCAACCGAATGTATTTATTGTTGATATATCAATGCATGACGGTGAAAACGGACTCGCATTTCTTACCTATCTAAACACTCACTTTCCCGATATAAAAACCATTGTTGCTTCTATGTATGACTACGAGCCTTACGTTAGCAACGCCTTAAAGCTCGGCGCTCAAGGTTATGTTTCTAAACGCTCAGCATCAGAAGCTTTAATTGATGCAGTCAATTCAGTTATTAAAGGAGGGCGCTATATCAGTGAAGATGTGAAATTTAATACTACTTCCCCTGCAAGCAAACTTTCTTTTTTAACGCCAAGAGAGAAGGAGGCACTTCCCTTATTTGCCAAAGGGCTAAATGCTAAACAAGTTGCGCAACAACTCGATATGATGCCCAAAACAGCCCACGTACACAAAACGAATATATACAACAAACTTGAAGTCACTAATTCATTTGAATTATTAAAAATTGCTATAGATTCCGGGATGATCACACTTGATGAACTGGCATAA
- a CDS encoding YdcH family protein: MLGEKHSLLNEFPEFNELIHSLAKHDAHFKKTMQRYDDMDKEIRSLELQDSPIEDTEMHEKKHQRAVLKDELYDFLKANA; this comes from the coding sequence ATGCTAGGCGAAAAACACTCGTTATTGAATGAATTCCCTGAGTTTAATGAATTAATCCATAGCCTCGCGAAACACGATGCTCACTTCAAGAAAACTATGCAGCGTTACGATGATATGGATAAAGAAATTCGCTCTCTTGAGTTACAAGACTCTCCAATCGAAGACACAGAAATGCATGAAAAGAAGCATCAACGCGCCGTGCTAAAAGATGAGCTTTATGACTTTTTAAAAGCCAATGCTTAA
- a CDS encoding S46 family peptidase has translation MIKKNIITTSLALMGVVAVGSAHADEGQWQPHQLKQLQSEFDRVGIELPASQVADLNQYPLNAVVGLGYCSASFVSPKGLAVTNHHCAYGAIQNNSTPENNLIEKGFLAADLSKELPAGPQERLYVTEQVDDVTERVLGNLPADLHGKERYEAIQANRKALISECESDPNYRCTVRDFHHGLEYFMIKQLMIKDVRLVYAPAEALGNFGGDIDNFEYPRHTADFTFVRGYVGKDGKPADYSEDNVPYEPKSFLKVNASGVSLGDGVLVAGYPGRTSRYKLADEVNYSASWYYPTLLNTYNMTLDVIAKQSEGDEQAQVKYASRVKSTNNRLKKLEGLQDGFRVTDIPGIKAAQEQEYLAWFAQSAERKAYADSYHALKALLVEAHAQQQSHFYFDYAKRADLLSTAIRLYRLAKESEKPNAEREMGYQERDLPMLKARLERLQKQFTPDVDKALWLSFLGNYLAQDKAAQVAALNDGLGITDTTTQAELDAIIASFYANTELTDVEARVNWIGKSVAEFEASNDPFIKLAVALYDTNMAQEADKKEMAGRLAEIRPQYMQAVIAFNNAKGKPVYPDANGTLRVSYAQVDGYPAADAVYKTPFTSLRGLVAKHTGEKPFVVTDKVLEAYKKQAFGAYYRGDLGLPGVSCSLFSFGCEPQAAKPLEVNSVPVNFLSSADTTGGNSGSPVMNGKGELVGLNFDSTYESITKDWYFNAKITRAIHVDIRYMLWLMEEVDNAGYLLDEMTLVK, from the coding sequence ATGATTAAAAAAAATATTATTACTACTTCATTAGCACTCATGGGTGTTGTCGCTGTAGGTAGCGCACACGCTGATGAAGGGCAGTGGCAACCGCATCAATTAAAACAATTACAAAGCGAGTTTGACCGCGTTGGTATCGAATTACCGGCTTCACAAGTGGCAGATCTCAACCAATACCCACTCAATGCAGTGGTTGGTTTAGGCTATTGTTCAGCGTCATTTGTGTCACCAAAAGGCTTAGCTGTAACTAATCATCACTGTGCTTATGGCGCGATTCAAAATAACAGTACACCAGAAAATAACTTAATTGAAAAAGGCTTCTTAGCAGCTGACTTATCAAAAGAGCTACCAGCAGGCCCGCAAGAGCGTTTGTACGTAACAGAACAAGTGGATGATGTTACTGAGCGCGTGCTGGGTAACTTACCAGCAGACCTACATGGCAAAGAGCGTTATGAAGCGATTCAAGCAAACCGCAAAGCCTTGATCAGTGAGTGTGAGTCAGATCCTAACTACCGTTGTACGGTACGTGATTTCCACCATGGCTTAGAGTACTTCATGATCAAACAATTGATGATCAAAGATGTGCGCTTAGTGTATGCCCCGGCAGAAGCGCTAGGTAACTTTGGTGGTGACATCGATAACTTTGAATACCCACGTCACACGGCCGATTTTACCTTTGTACGTGGTTACGTTGGTAAAGATGGTAAACCTGCAGATTACAGCGAAGATAACGTACCTTATGAGCCAAAATCTTTCTTAAAAGTGAATGCGAGCGGCGTAAGCTTAGGTGATGGCGTGCTGGTGGCAGGTTACCCAGGTCGCACTAGCCGCTATAAGCTTGCAGATGAAGTAAATTATTCTGCGAGTTGGTATTACCCGACATTGCTTAATACTTACAACATGACTCTTGATGTGATTGCCAAGCAGAGCGAAGGCGATGAGCAAGCACAAGTTAAATATGCCTCTCGTGTGAAAAGCACTAACAACCGCTTAAAGAAACTTGAAGGCTTACAAGATGGCTTTAGAGTAACGGATATTCCGGGTATTAAAGCTGCGCAAGAACAAGAGTACTTAGCTTGGTTTGCACAAAGTGCTGAACGAAAAGCTTACGCAGATTCATATCATGCATTGAAAGCATTGTTAGTTGAAGCACATGCTCAGCAACAAAGTCACTTTTACTTTGATTATGCAAAACGCGCAGACTTACTAAGCACGGCGATTCGTTTATACCGCTTAGCTAAAGAAAGCGAAAAGCCAAATGCAGAGCGCGAAATGGGTTATCAAGAGCGCGATCTTCCTATGCTTAAAGCGCGTTTAGAGCGTTTACAAAAACAGTTTACGCCTGACGTCGATAAAGCCTTATGGTTAAGCTTTTTAGGTAACTATTTAGCGCAAGATAAAGCAGCGCAAGTTGCGGCATTAAACGACGGCTTAGGTATTACAGATACCACTACACAAGCTGAGCTTGATGCGATTATTGCTTCTTTTTATGCTAATACAGAGCTTACAGATGTAGAAGCACGTGTTAACTGGATTGGTAAATCTGTCGCAGAGTTTGAAGCATCAAACGATCCATTCATAAAGTTAGCTGTTGCTCTATACGATACCAACATGGCACAAGAAGCTGATAAAAAAGAAATGGCGGGTCGCTTAGCAGAAATTCGCCCGCAGTATATGCAAGCCGTGATCGCTTTCAATAATGCTAAAGGTAAGCCAGTTTACCCAGATGCAAATGGCACACTACGCGTAAGCTATGCACAAGTTGATGGTTACCCAGCGGCAGATGCTGTTTATAAAACACCTTTTACATCACTACGTGGTTTAGTGGCTAAACACACAGGTGAAAAACCATTTGTTGTTACCGATAAAGTACTTGAAGCTTACAAAAAGCAAGCGTTTGGCGCGTACTATCGCGGTGACTTAGGTTTGCCTGGCGTAAGCTGTAGTTTATTCAGCTTTGGTTGTGAGCCACAAGCGGCTAAACCTCTTGAAGTTAACTCAGTACCAGTCAACTTTTTAAGTAGCGCTGATACCACTGGTGGTAACTCAGGTTCGCCAGTCATGAATGGTAAAGGTGAATTGGTGGGTCTTAATTTTGACTCGACTTATGAATCAATCACCAAAGATTGGTACTTTAACGCCAAAATTACCCGTGCTATTCACGTTGATATTCGATACATGCTTTGGTTAATGGAAGAAGTTGATAACGCAGGTTACCTACTTGATGAAATGACCCTAGTTAAATAG
- a CDS encoding M14 family metallopeptidase yields MSAKQIIKAISVSVVAITASFNARATNTEAMWPGTAYNQQIPTFKQVLGYDVGERITNYNDMRRYLSALEQAAPDRIKVFKYANSWEGRELVYAVVGTAEHIRSLATLANNTQALADPRITSEKEAKSLIKNLPTSVWLQYAVHGNEISSTDAALFTAYHLLAAPNDAVNSKILDNTVVFIDPLQNPDGRERFVTRYYATVGLEHSADRLSADHNEPWPRGRTNHYLFDMNRDWLALTQPESKGRVAAINKYKPQVVVDIHEMGGDQSYYFAPAAQPFNPHMTKTQIANMDAIGQNHAKYFDEFGFDYFTREIFDAFYPGYGDSWPVFYGASASTYEVGSARGHVFEKNTGELLTYFNTVKRQFVASISTAEGAANQREKLLGDFYQYQVDAIDSGKDSKERVYILPKQSNREGAHRLATLMAEHGVEVKQATEDFKACGVKYKAGSYFIDTAQPRGVFVRTSFTDQVDMAEAFVKEQERRRARNLGDEIYDVTGWSLPMMFNVDSDSCGRAVSADSKAVQADDTLLGKVNNPEASVAYIVAWGDTAAARFLTAALQAGIKLKSADQSFVLGDKTNYPAGSLVIEKRLNDKDLLTKISQIAEQTGAIVDGVDSSWVIEGPSFGSNKTVPMVAPKVAIAWDAATRELSAGNTRFVIERQLGYPVTAIRTPMLAWADLSDYQVLILPEGNYEQALGKSGAANLKSWVEAGGVLIALGNANRFTTNADYGLLDVKREQAFREDKASSSDDKSSKVAGQLFASRDDLKAASIEPHTSPDYVAGVLANVEVDQEHWLTAGVDKDLVAVAYGNDIYTPIKLNSGKNLAWFTGKDDVLASGYLWQQNKAQLAYKPLLVHQPQGKGMVIGFTQSPTYRAYLEGMNVLLTNTIFRAAAHAQ; encoded by the coding sequence ATGAGCGCCAAACAAATAATAAAAGCCATTTCAGTCAGTGTTGTGGCAATAACGGCAAGCTTTAATGCCAGAGCAACGAATACCGAAGCAATGTGGCCGGGCACGGCTTATAATCAGCAAATACCAACATTTAAACAAGTACTTGGATACGATGTAGGTGAGCGCATTACCAATTACAACGATATGCGTCGTTATCTTAGCGCCCTTGAACAAGCTGCGCCTGATCGTATTAAGGTGTTTAAGTACGCAAACAGCTGGGAAGGTCGTGAACTGGTTTATGCGGTGGTTGGCACAGCGGAGCATATTCGCTCATTAGCAACCCTCGCCAATAACACCCAAGCTTTGGCTGATCCGCGTATTACCTCTGAAAAAGAAGCTAAGTCGCTAATTAAAAATTTACCTACGTCTGTGTGGCTTCAGTATGCAGTGCACGGTAATGAAATTAGCTCAACCGATGCTGCATTATTTACTGCATATCACTTATTAGCAGCCCCTAATGATGCCGTTAACAGCAAAATTTTAGATAACACAGTGGTGTTTATCGACCCACTACAAAATCCTGATGGCCGTGAGCGTTTTGTTACTCGTTATTATGCGACCGTAGGTCTTGAGCACAGTGCAGATAGGTTAAGTGCAGATCATAATGAGCCATGGCCAAGAGGCCGAACAAATCATTATTTGTTTGATATGAACCGTGATTGGTTAGCGCTTACTCAGCCTGAAAGTAAAGGCAGAGTGGCTGCAATCAATAAATATAAACCACAAGTGGTGGTTGATATTCATGAAATGGGCGGCGACCAATCTTACTACTTTGCACCGGCTGCTCAGCCATTTAATCCGCATATGACGAAAACCCAAATCGCTAATATGGATGCAATTGGTCAAAATCATGCGAAGTATTTTGATGAGTTTGGCTTTGATTACTTTACCCGTGAAATCTTTGATGCCTTTTATCCAGGTTACGGTGATAGCTGGCCAGTATTTTATGGTGCATCAGCATCAACTTACGAAGTAGGCTCTGCACGTGGCCACGTGTTTGAGAAAAATACCGGCGAGCTACTCACTTATTTTAATACTGTAAAACGTCAGTTTGTGGCCTCAATTTCGACTGCCGAAGGGGCTGCCAATCAGCGTGAAAAATTACTGGGTGATTTTTACCAATATCAAGTTGATGCAATTGATTCGGGTAAAGATAGCAAAGAGCGTGTTTATATCTTACCTAAGCAAAGTAACCGTGAAGGCGCTCATAGACTCGCAACCTTAATGGCTGAGCATGGTGTTGAAGTTAAACAAGCAACTGAAGACTTCAAAGCCTGTGGCGTTAAGTACAAAGCAGGTAGCTATTTTATTGATACTGCACAGCCACGCGGGGTATTTGTACGTACCTCATTTACAGACCAAGTAGATATGGCTGAAGCATTTGTAAAAGAGCAAGAAAGACGTCGTGCTCGTAACCTAGGTGATGAAATTTACGATGTCACAGGTTGGTCGCTGCCGATGATGTTTAATGTTGATAGCGATAGTTGTGGTCGCGCAGTTAGCGCAGATAGCAAAGCGGTTCAGGCCGACGACACATTGCTTGGTAAAGTGAATAATCCAGAAGCCTCAGTGGCTTATATTGTTGCTTGGGGTGATACGGCCGCAGCACGCTTTTTAACAGCAGCACTGCAAGCTGGCATTAAACTGAAAAGTGCTGACCAATCATTTGTATTAGGTGATAAAACTAACTACCCAGCGGGCAGCTTAGTAATCGAAAAGCGCCTAAACGATAAAGACTTACTGACTAAAATTAGCCAAATTGCCGAGCAAACTGGTGCAATTGTTGATGGTGTGGATTCAAGCTGGGTGATTGAAGGTCCAAGCTTTGGTAGTAACAAAACAGTGCCTATGGTTGCACCTAAAGTGGCGATTGCATGGGATGCAGCCACTCGTGAGCTAAGCGCCGGTAACACTCGTTTTGTTATCGAAAGACAGCTTGGCTACCCGGTAACCGCTATTCGCACACCAATGCTTGCTTGGGCTGATTTAAGTGATTACCAAGTGCTTATTTTACCAGAAGGTAATTACGAGCAAGCACTAGGTAAATCGGGTGCAGCTAATTTAAAAAGCTGGGTTGAAGCGGGTGGCGTATTGATTGCTTTAGGTAATGCTAACCGCTTTACCACTAATGCTGATTACGGTTTGTTAGATGTTAAACGCGAGCAAGCTTTCCGAGAAGATAAAGCAAGCAGCAGTGATGATAAAAGCAGTAAAGTGGCAGGGCAGTTATTCGCTTCTCGCGATGATTTAAAAGCAGCGAGCATTGAGCCACATACATCGCCAGACTATGTAGCTGGTGTACTTGCAAATGTTGAAGTAGACCAAGAGCATTGGTTAACCGCTGGGGTTGATAAAGACCTTGTTGCGGTAGCTTACGGTAATGATATTTACACGCCAATAAAACTGAACTCAGGTAAAAACTTAGCCTGGTTTACAGGTAAAGATGATGTGCTAGCAAGTGGTTATCTATGGCAGCAAAATAAAGCACAGCTTGCGTATAAGCCATTGCTTGTTCATCAACCGCAAGGCAAAGGCATGGTGATAGGCTTTACACAATCACCAACCTACCGTGCTTACCTTGAAGGCATGAATGTACTGTTAACTAACACGATTTTCCGTGCTGCAGCACATGCTCAGTAA
- a CDS encoding Gfo/Idh/MocA family protein — MTIDRRSFLKSAAAITAATVVTGCAKSQQGDNQSTPLAAQGKSVMGLAVPAMDVVRVGFIGVGQRGSGHVKHLCHIEGVEIKAICDTDQLMLDKSVNYVVEKGLPKPTAYTGSDKAYLDMLARNDIDIVIISTPWKWHTPMSVETMESGKHAFVEVPAATSMEECWQLVNTAERTQKNCMMMENVNYGRDELMVLNMVRKGIFGELLHGEAAYIHDLRWQMKEIDRSTGSWRTYWHTKVDGNLYPTHGLGPVSQYMNINRGDRFDFVTSVSSPALGRAAYAEREFPAGHERRSLKFTAGDMNTSIIKTVKGRSIMVQHDTTSPRPYSRHNLIQGTNGTFAGFPNRIALEDVPPAIAKIYQQQYEAELAAWEKAGSQGRKPHMQNFHSWDQDMEKWRAEFDHPLWKRMGEEAVKNGGHGGMDFIMLWRMIYCLRNNEPLDQDVYDAAAWSSIFPQSMASVADRSNSKTIPDFTRGAWQTGEPLGIVS; from the coding sequence ATGACAATAGATAGACGTAGTTTTTTAAAATCTGCCGCAGCCATTACCGCCGCGACAGTCGTGACTGGCTGTGCGAAAAGCCAACAAGGTGATAATCAAAGCACACCACTTGCAGCACAAGGTAAAAGCGTAATGGGCTTAGCTGTACCAGCAATGGATGTGGTACGTGTTGGTTTTATTGGAGTTGGTCAACGTGGTAGCGGCCATGTAAAACACCTTTGCCATATTGAAGGTGTTGAAATTAAAGCTATTTGCGACACTGATCAGCTGATGCTAGATAAGTCTGTTAATTATGTTGTTGAAAAAGGCTTACCTAAACCAACTGCTTATACGGGTTCTGATAAAGCCTATTTAGACATGCTTGCTCGCAATGACATCGACATTGTGATCATTTCAACGCCTTGGAAATGGCATACACCGATGAGTGTTGAGACCATGGAAAGTGGTAAACATGCCTTTGTTGAAGTACCTGCAGCAACTTCGATGGAAGAGTGTTGGCAACTAGTAAATACCGCAGAGCGCACGCAAAAGAACTGTATGATGATGGAAAACGTTAACTACGGCCGTGACGAGTTAATGGTATTAAACATGGTTCGTAAGGGTATATTTGGCGAGTTACTACATGGTGAAGCCGCTTATATTCATGACCTGCGTTGGCAAATGAAAGAAATTGACCGCAGCACAGGCTCTTGGCGCACTTACTGGCATACCAAAGTAGACGGTAACTTATACCCAACCCATGGTTTAGGGCCGGTTTCTCAGTATATGAATATCAACCGTGGTGACCGCTTTGATTTTGTTACATCAGTCAGCTCACCTGCACTTGGTCGCGCAGCTTACGCAGAACGTGAGTTCCCTGCAGGCCACGAACGTCGTTCACTGAAATTTACTGCTGGCGACATGAACACCAGCATTATTAAAACAGTGAAAGGTCGTAGCATTATGGTTCAGCACGACACCACAAGCCCTCGCCCGTACAGTCGCCATAACCTAATTCAAGGTACTAATGGAACATTTGCAGGCTTCCCTAATCGCATTGCTCTTGAAGATGTGCCACCAGCCATCGCGAAAATTTACCAACAACAATATGAAGCAGAACTCGCTGCATGGGAGAAAGCAGGTTCACAAGGTCGTAAGCCACATATGCAAAACTTCCATAGCTGGGATCAAGATATGGAAAAGTGGCGTGCTGAGTTTGATCATCCACTATGGAAACGCATGGGTGAAGAAGCGGTCAAGAACGGTGGCCACGGCGGTATGGACTTCATTATGCTTTGGCGCATGATCTACTGCTTACGCAATAATGAGCCTCTTGATCAAGATGTATATGATGCCGCAGCATGGTCATCAATCTTCCCGCAAAGTATGGCATCGGTTGCAGATAGAAGTAACAGCAAAACGATTCCAGACTTTACCCGTGGCGCTTGGCAAACAGGTGAGCCACTAGGGATTGTGTCTTAA
- a CDS encoding D-tagatose-bisphosphate aldolase, class II, non-catalytic subunit, which yields MNALKTIINNNRVGQAQGIYSVCCAHPLVIEAAMLQALNDDTEILIEATSNQVNQFGGYTGMKPHDFVEFVHAIAEKVGLDTQRIILGGDHLGPVCWVNEPAEVAMAKAVDLVKAYASAGFKKIHLDASMPCADDGKRLADAVIAERAALMCQAAESVSKDNDILYVVGTEVPPPGGATEEHEIIEVSHVEGVQQTIELHQAAFANLNISDVWSRVIAVVVQPGVEFDNHQVFDYQRNEAQKLKEFITTVDNLVYEAHSTDYQPDHCYHELVQDHFAILKVGPQLTYALREGLFALSYIEDQLVEAAKRSNLRDVCERIMLEKPHYWNKFYPTQGAEAKLFRAYSYSDRIRYYWPEDEIKQTVETLFDNLEGQIIPQTLLSQFMPAQYKALINGQINSSPRELVLNKIMEVTNTYSLACNQ from the coding sequence ATGAATGCATTAAAAACGATTATAAATAACAATCGAGTAGGGCAAGCGCAGGGTATTTATTCTGTGTGTTGTGCACACCCGCTCGTTATCGAAGCAGCAATGTTGCAAGCTCTCAATGATGACACCGAAATTTTAATTGAAGCTACGTCGAATCAAGTTAATCAGTTTGGTGGTTACACAGGGATGAAGCCCCATGACTTCGTTGAGTTTGTTCATGCAATAGCCGAGAAAGTAGGGTTAGATACCCAGCGCATTATTTTAGGTGGCGATCATTTAGGCCCAGTGTGTTGGGTAAATGAGCCTGCAGAGGTTGCGATGGCAAAAGCTGTTGACCTAGTAAAAGCCTATGCAAGCGCTGGTTTTAAGAAAATTCATTTAGATGCCAGTATGCCATGCGCTGACGATGGAAAACGTTTAGCTGATGCTGTAATTGCTGAGCGTGCAGCGTTGATGTGCCAAGCCGCTGAGTCGGTCTCAAAAGATAACGATATTCTGTATGTGGTGGGTACTGAGGTTCCTCCTCCGGGTGGCGCTACAGAAGAACATGAAATTATTGAGGTATCCCATGTTGAGGGCGTGCAGCAAACAATCGAATTACATCAGGCTGCATTTGCTAACTTAAACATAAGCGATGTCTGGTCGCGTGTTATTGCTGTTGTTGTGCAGCCGGGAGTTGAATTTGATAACCATCAAGTTTTTGATTACCAACGTAATGAAGCGCAAAAACTAAAAGAGTTTATCACCACTGTCGATAATCTTGTTTATGAAGCTCACTCTACCGACTATCAGCCAGATCATTGCTACCACGAGCTGGTGCAAGATCACTTTGCCATATTAAAAGTGGGTCCACAGCTTACTTATGCACTGCGCGAAGGGTTGTTCGCTTTATCATATATAGAAGATCAATTAGTCGAAGCTGCTAAGCGTTCTAACTTACGTGATGTGTGCGAGCGCATCATGCTTGAAAAGCCGCATTACTGGAATAAGTTTTACCCAACACAAGGCGCTGAAGCTAAGCTATTTAGAGCTTACAGTTATAGCGACCGTATTCGTTATTACTGGCCTGAAGATGAAATAAAACAAACGGTAGAAACACTGTTTGACAACTTAGAAGGGCAAATTATTCCACAGACTTTGCTTAGTCAGTTTATGCCAGCGCAATACAAAGCATTGATCAATGGCCAAATTAACTCATCACCGCGTGAGTTAGTACTCAATAAAATAATGGAAGTAACGAATACTTATTCGCTTGCTTGTAATCAATAA
- a CDS encoding SIS domain-containing protein, with translation MTQYLSLNETELKQQNAYWTAREISQQPESWCNTAAIIETHRAEINAFLAPVLALKGLQVVLTGAGTSAYVGEALAPHLTAKTELNVRAISTTDIVSNPHGFLQKHTPTLLVSYARSGNSPESVAAVDIAEQAVEKCFHLVITCNENGELAKRAAAKRNSFSVLMPKETLDESFAMTSSFTSMLLSTLCIFTPDVNQLAQVATQTEQLLDTQLAEIKDFAQTDIERLVFLGAGSLLGYAKEAALKCLELTNGDLISYFETPLGFRHGPKTIINEKTAVLLMASSDFYSSLYDTDLHNELLNDQQCLAVKKLALNTELVELDDVWQGLYYIVYCQIFAFYKSMSLGLTPDNPCPTGEVNRVVKGVTIYPLTSR, from the coding sequence ATGACGCAGTATTTATCATTAAACGAAACAGAGCTTAAGCAGCAAAACGCATATTGGACAGCAAGAGAAATCTCTCAGCAGCCAGAGTCATGGTGCAATACCGCCGCTATTATTGAAACGCATCGAGCTGAAATAAACGCATTTTTAGCGCCAGTTTTGGCACTAAAAGGCCTACAAGTAGTATTAACGGGGGCTGGTACATCGGCTTATGTTGGCGAGGCTTTAGCACCACACTTAACAGCTAAAACAGAGTTAAATGTGCGCGCAATTAGCACTACCGACATTGTGTCTAACCCTCATGGTTTTTTACAAAAGCATACACCAACCTTACTTGTTTCTTATGCGCGTTCAGGTAATAGCCCTGAAAGTGTCGCAGCAGTCGATATCGCAGAGCAAGCTGTTGAAAAGTGCTTCCACTTAGTTATTACCTGTAATGAAAATGGTGAGTTAGCGAAAAGGGCGGCAGCTAAAAGAAACAGCTTTAGTGTACTTATGCCAAAAGAAACTCTTGATGAAAGCTTTGCTATGACCAGCAGTTTCACCTCAATGCTGCTTTCAACCTTATGTATTTTTACCCCTGATGTTAACCAGCTTGCACAAGTTGCCACGCAGACAGAGCAGTTGCTCGACACTCAACTTGCAGAGATTAAAGACTTTGCGCAAACTGACATTGAACGTTTGGTATTCTTAGGGGCAGGCTCGTTACTTGGCTATGCTAAAGAAGCGGCCTTAAAGTGCTTGGAGCTGACCAATGGTGATTTAATAAGTTACTTTGAAACTCCACTTGGCTTTCGTCATGGTCCTAAAACCATTATTAATGAGAAAACCGCAGTGTTGTTAATGGCCTCAAGTGATTTTTATAGTAGTCTGTATGATACTGATTTGCATAATGAACTATTAAATGACCAACAGTGTTTAGCGGTTAAAAAGCTGGCATTAAATACTGAACTGGTCGAGCTAGATGATGTTTGGCAAGGCTTGTATTATATTGTCTATTGTCAGATTTTTGCATTTTATAAATCAATGTCACTCGGTTTAACACCTGATAACCCTTGTCCTACGGGCGAAGTTAACCGTGTTGTAAAAGGGGTAACTATTTACCCATTAACTTCTCGCTAA
- a CDS encoding ROK family protein, with translation MAVYGLDIGGTKIETAIFNDNLEQQQSWRITTPTDDYQQFLHAIYQQVLKADELSGSQGAVGIGMPGIVNDAGKVLSANVPCATGKVIANDLQALLKRPVAILNDTRCFALSEANGGAGEGYSRVFGAIVGTGAAGGMCIDGTLFNQGLGMSGEYGHLPLSAYLQQKYQLPVLKCGCGLNGCVESYIAGPGVQTLYQHITQSPKSAIEWANDIKRSDEQALKVLACYLDILGETFAAISKSLHPEVIVLGGGLSLIDAIVEKLPDAIQTHLFSGFAVPEVKRAKFGDSSGVRGAAIIGSVHANSNAS, from the coding sequence ATGGCTGTTTACGGACTCGATATTGGTGGTACAAAAATAGAGACCGCCATTTTTAATGACAATTTAGAGCAACAGCAAAGTTGGCGTATTACTACGCCAACAGATGACTATCAGCAATTTTTGCACGCAATTTATCAGCAAGTACTCAAAGCCGATGAGCTATCGGGTAGCCAAGGTGCGGTGGGCATCGGTATGCCAGGTATCGTGAATGATGCTGGTAAAGTGCTGTCGGCTAATGTGCCGTGTGCCACAGGCAAAGTGATTGCCAACGATCTTCAAGCATTATTAAAACGCCCTGTTGCGATATTAAATGACACCCGGTGTTTTGCCTTATCAGAAGCAAATGGCGGTGCCGGTGAAGGTTATAGCAGAGTATTCGGTGCCATTGTTGGCACGGGTGCGGCGGGTGGTATGTGCATTGATGGAACCTTGTTTAACCAAGGTTTGGGCATGTCAGGTGAGTACGGCCATTTACCACTGTCTGCGTATTTACAACAAAAATACCAGCTGCCGGTTTTAAAATGTGGCTGTGGTTTAAATGGCTGTGTCGAAAGTTATATTGCAGGGCCCGGTGTACAAACCTTGTATCAACATATTACGCAATCTCCTAAATCTGCGATTGAATGGGCTAACGATATCAAGCGCTCGGATGAGCAAGCCTTAAAGGTGCTAGCTTGTTACTTAGATATTCTTGGCGAAACCTTTGCTGCCATTAGTAAAAGTTTGCACCCAGAAGTTATCGTGCTGGGGGGCGGGTTGTCGCTCATTGATGCAATTGTAGAAAAGCTCCCTGACGCAATTCAAACTCATTTATTTTCAGGTTTTGCCGTGCCAGAAGTGAAGCGCGCAAAATTTGGTGATTCTAGCGGCGTAAGAGGCGCTGCAATAATAGGAAGTGTTCATGCTAATTCCAACGCATCTTAA